One genomic region from Arthrobacter pigmenti encodes:
- a CDS encoding helix-turn-helix transcriptional regulator: MSVRHSLLALLKEQSRYGYQLRAEFEQRTGSTWPLNIGQVYTTLDRLERDGLVTNDGDDGNGHVIYRLTAEGAEEVRNWFAKPVAATNPPRNELAIKLALAVTLPGVDVQAVIQAQRAASMRSLQDYTKARRTTAAHDRPEDTAWLLVLDSLIYSTEAEVRWLDHCESRMLQLSAQNAARPRTRSVGDSASGAAAEKNLHIHGGRK; encoded by the coding sequence GTGTCCGTACGCCATAGTCTGTTGGCGCTCCTGAAGGAGCAGTCGCGGTACGGCTACCAATTGCGCGCCGAGTTTGAGCAACGAACGGGCTCAACCTGGCCGCTGAACATTGGACAGGTGTACACAACGCTGGACCGGTTGGAGCGCGATGGTCTTGTGACCAATGACGGCGACGACGGCAACGGCCACGTAATCTACCGGCTCACCGCAGAGGGCGCGGAGGAAGTGCGGAACTGGTTCGCGAAGCCGGTCGCCGCAACGAATCCGCCCCGCAATGAGTTAGCCATCAAACTGGCGCTCGCCGTGACCCTTCCGGGGGTTGATGTACAGGCTGTAATCCAGGCGCAGCGCGCCGCGTCAATGCGGTCGCTGCAGGATTACACGAAAGCGCGCCGCACCACTGCGGCGCACGATCGGCCGGAAGACACCGCCTGGCTTCTCGTGCTGGATTCCCTGATCTATAGCACGGAAGCCGAGGTTCGGTGGCTTGATCATTGCGAATCACGGATGCTGCAACTCAGTGCGCAAAATGCCGCCCGGCCTCGTACGCGGAGTGTGGGGGACTCCGCGTCCGGGGCCGCGGCGGAGAAAAATTTACACATCCATGGGGGAAGAAAATGA
- a CDS encoding FecCD family ABC transporter permease: MIAPHTALPEDSALRPTVERVGASRHARTRRWRRIIALLVLLVIAAFAGSLMFGQTHYPPHEVVRVILGEDVPGASFTVGRLRLPRAVLAVLVGLSFGLAGVTFQTLLRNPLASPDVIGVTEGASAAAAVAIVSFALSGLTVSGLAVAAGLIVALSIYLLAYRRGGAAGTRLILIGIGVAAMMQSVIAWQLERATNTQLAQALRWLTGSLNGALWSDAVPVFIVLAVLGTAILIQSRNLSVSRLGDDAASGLGVRVERMRLLTISAAVVIACVATAASGPIAFLAFLSGPIAARIVGPHGSLLVPSALVGALLTLVADFAGQYAFGVRLPVGVVTGILGAPYLVYLIVRINRVGGML, from the coding sequence GTGATCGCACCTCACACCGCCCTGCCCGAAGATTCAGCGCTCCGGCCCACCGTCGAGAGGGTCGGTGCCAGTCGCCATGCCCGCACCCGCCGGTGGCGTCGGATTATTGCGCTTCTGGTACTGCTGGTCATCGCTGCGTTTGCCGGTAGCCTGATGTTCGGCCAGACCCATTACCCTCCCCACGAGGTAGTGAGGGTAATCCTCGGTGAGGACGTCCCCGGGGCTTCCTTCACGGTGGGGCGGCTCCGGCTCCCGCGTGCCGTCCTGGCCGTGCTGGTGGGCCTGAGCTTCGGCCTTGCCGGGGTGACGTTCCAGACCCTGCTGCGCAATCCACTGGCAAGCCCCGACGTCATCGGTGTCACCGAGGGTGCCAGTGCCGCTGCGGCCGTAGCGATCGTGTCGTTCGCGCTGAGTGGGCTGACCGTCTCCGGGCTGGCTGTGGCCGCGGGCCTCATCGTCGCCCTGTCGATTTACCTGCTCGCTTATCGTCGCGGCGGAGCCGCCGGTACCCGGCTGATTCTGATCGGCATCGGTGTGGCCGCGATGATGCAGAGCGTTATCGCATGGCAGCTTGAGCGGGCAACCAACACCCAGCTGGCCCAGGCCCTGCGCTGGCTCACCGGCAGCCTCAATGGAGCCTTGTGGAGCGATGCGGTGCCCGTTTTCATTGTCCTCGCGGTCCTCGGCACGGCGATCCTCATCCAGAGCCGGAACCTGTCGGTCTCGCGACTGGGAGACGACGCCGCTTCCGGCCTCGGAGTGCGGGTCGAACGGATGCGACTGCTCACGATTAGTGCCGCCGTCGTAATAGCCTGTGTCGCCACGGCAGCCAGCGGGCCGATCGCCTTTCTGGCATTCCTATCCGGACCAATCGCCGCACGCATCGTGGGTCCTCACGGCTCCTTGTTGGTCCCGTCAGCGCTGGTAGGTGCGCTGCTCACGCTGGTGGCGGACTTTGCGGGGCAATATGCGTTCGGGGTTCGGCTGCCAGTGGGCGTTGTGACCGGCATCCTGGGCGCGCCCTACCTTGTCTACCTCATTGTCCGAATCAACCGGGTTGGAGGTATGCTGTGA
- a CDS encoding iron ABC transporter permease — translation MNIATDAPPGTVATLRQSRRVRGVALVALIGLLAVICAASIAFGSREVGAADIWAGLTGSTDGMDQAAVAKRIPRTFLAAVAGAALAVSGLVMQGITRNPLADPGILGVNAGASLAVVTGIAWFGLASPEGYIWTAIAGAAVAATFVWLVGSLGRGGATPLKLTLAGAATAAALVSFVTAVVLPRPDISENVVSWQIGGVGGATDEGLLRLLPFLAVGTLICAGTARGLNMLGLGDDLASGLGEHVTRTRLIAAAGGVVLCGATTAVTGPIAFIGLVVPHFCRLIVGVDHRWLMPFSALGGACLLVAADVVGRVVAPPSEVDVGIITALLGAPVFIAVVRQRRMREL, via the coding sequence GTGAACATCGCCACTGACGCACCCCCGGGGACTGTTGCAACCCTGCGCCAATCCCGGCGGGTGCGCGGTGTCGCGCTAGTTGCACTGATCGGGCTCCTCGCCGTCATCTGTGCAGCCTCGATCGCTTTTGGCTCGCGGGAGGTCGGCGCCGCCGATATCTGGGCCGGACTTACCGGGTCGACCGACGGTATGGACCAGGCGGCGGTCGCCAAACGGATACCACGCACGTTCCTCGCTGCGGTGGCTGGCGCCGCTCTGGCGGTCTCCGGTCTGGTCATGCAGGGCATCACCCGAAATCCACTGGCTGACCCCGGGATCCTTGGTGTGAACGCCGGTGCGTCACTCGCGGTGGTCACCGGGATCGCCTGGTTTGGGCTCGCGTCACCGGAAGGCTACATCTGGACGGCGATCGCGGGCGCGGCCGTCGCAGCAACCTTTGTCTGGTTGGTCGGTTCGCTCGGGCGCGGTGGTGCAACTCCCCTCAAGCTCACGCTTGCGGGGGCAGCGACTGCAGCCGCCCTCGTCTCCTTCGTGACCGCAGTTGTCCTGCCGCGTCCGGATATTTCCGAGAACGTTGTTTCCTGGCAGATCGGCGGGGTTGGGGGCGCAACCGATGAAGGGCTCCTTCGACTGTTGCCGTTCCTCGCGGTTGGAACGCTGATCTGTGCCGGGACCGCACGCGGCTTGAACATGCTCGGTTTGGGCGACGACCTGGCCTCCGGGTTGGGCGAGCACGTAACGCGCACTCGTCTGATTGCGGCTGCCGGCGGTGTGGTGCTGTGCGGCGCCACCACGGCAGTAACGGGTCCCATCGCCTTCATCGGTCTGGTGGTGCCGCACTTCTGTCGACTCATTGTCGGCGTCGATCACCGGTGGCTCATGCCCTTCAGTGCCCTTGGCGGCGCCTGCCTGCTCGTTGCAGCCGATGTGGTGGGTAGAGTAGTGGCGCCGCCGAGCGAGGTGGACGTCGGCATCATCACCGCGCTGCTGGGCGCCCCCGTTTTCATTGCCGTGGTGCGTCAACGACGGATGCGCGAGCTGTGA
- a CDS encoding tetratricopeptide repeat protein — MPAQKPDQFDITSPDQPADASRSNWEDQIAGFWASFNGDNADAMVALMRELASQCPYQDGRADYELGGVFDSVGREHDALEYYERALVKGLDAERTAQMRIQHASTLRNVGRPDDAVAMLSDGEERDDATAVFLALALHSADRKDEALSVALTALADHLPRFGRSARAYAEDLLNQ; from the coding sequence ATGCCCGCACAGAAGCCTGACCAATTCGACATCACCTCTCCTGATCAGCCGGCAGACGCCTCCAGAAGCAACTGGGAGGACCAGATCGCCGGCTTCTGGGCCTCTTTCAACGGCGATAACGCTGATGCCATGGTCGCGCTCATGCGCGAACTCGCCTCGCAGTGCCCGTACCAGGACGGGCGCGCCGACTATGAGCTGGGTGGCGTGTTCGACTCGGTCGGGCGGGAGCATGACGCGCTCGAGTACTACGAACGAGCGTTGGTGAAGGGTCTTGATGCTGAGCGCACGGCGCAGATGCGGATCCAACACGCAAGCACACTGCGGAACGTCGGACGGCCGGACGACGCCGTCGCCATGCTGAGCGATGGTGAGGAACGTGACGACGCAACGGCGGTCTTTCTAGCCCTCGCGCTGCACTCCGCCGATCGGAAGGACGAGGCCCTGTCGGTAGCGTTGACTGCGCTCGCGGATCACCTGCCGCGCTTCGGCCGTTCCGCCCGTGCTTACGCGGAGGACTTGCTGAACCAATAG
- a CDS encoding ATP-binding cassette domain-containing protein — protein MTSSQPRLNIESLTLGYGDGGSVIKDLDLVIPPGRITAIVGPNACGKSTLLRSMSRLLAPMAGHVLLDGEAVHKIPAKQLARRLGLLPQSPIAPEGITVGDLVGRGRHPHQRVFARWSAADDQAVARALAATDTVDLVDRAVDELSGGQRQRVWIAMALAQQTEVLLLDEPTTFLDVSHQVEVLDLLTELNRTHGTTVVMVLHDLNLAARYADHLIALSAGKLAACGCPDEVLTPGLVKHVFGMTSTVITDPVSGKPLMIPVGRYHADRAAGERSLATDQA, from the coding sequence GTGACTTCTTCGCAGCCACGCCTGAACATTGAAAGCCTGACCCTAGGCTATGGCGACGGCGGGTCGGTGATCAAAGACCTCGACCTGGTTATTCCGCCGGGCCGAATCACCGCCATTGTCGGTCCCAACGCCTGTGGCAAGTCCACGTTGCTGCGCTCCATGTCGCGGCTGCTGGCTCCTATGGCAGGTCACGTCCTGCTTGATGGGGAAGCTGTACACAAAATACCGGCCAAGCAACTGGCACGCAGGCTTGGCCTGCTACCCCAATCGCCGATTGCTCCCGAGGGGATCACCGTCGGCGATCTCGTGGGGCGGGGGCGGCACCCGCACCAGCGTGTGTTCGCCCGCTGGAGCGCGGCCGACGACCAGGCCGTAGCCCGCGCTCTTGCGGCGACCGACACCGTTGACCTCGTCGACCGTGCCGTCGACGAACTCTCCGGCGGCCAGCGGCAGCGGGTATGGATCGCAATGGCTCTTGCGCAGCAGACCGAGGTGTTGCTTCTCGATGAGCCGACCACGTTCCTCGACGTCAGCCACCAGGTCGAAGTCCTCGACCTGCTCACCGAGCTCAACCGCACCCACGGAACTACCGTCGTCATGGTGCTTCATGACCTTAACCTCGCGGCCAGGTATGCCGACCACCTTATAGCCCTGTCCGCGGGGAAACTTGCCGCATGCGGGTGCCCCGACGAGGTTTTGACGCCGGGCCTGGTGAAGCACGTTTTCGGCATGACGAGCACAGTCATCACTGACCCGGTCTCGGGCAAACCCCTGATGATCCCGGTGGGCCGGTACCACGCTGACCGCGCTGCCGGGGAACGCAGCCTGGCCACAGATCAGGCCTGA
- a CDS encoding NAD(P)H-quinone oxidoreductase — MRAVVLRKFGDPDVLEVADVEPPQPKAGEVLIDVVAAGLNRADVQQRRGFYPPPLGAPDYLGLEVSGRINNPGDSDFQVGDAVVALLTGGGYAEQVAVAAGQVLPAPDGVDLVSAAALPEVAATVYSNLVLTAGLQPGESVLIHGASGGIGTMAIQLAHALGARTLVTAGSDGKLDFARSLGADVGINYREQDFVHEVREATGGKGVDVILDVVGAKYLERNVDALAVGGRLVIIGLLGGAKAELNLGALLSKRASVSGTTLRSRPVEEKSAIMAAVGEHVWPLISDGSITVPVDRTFPLEEVVAAHEYFDSGEHRGKVLLTV; from the coding sequence ATGAGAGCCGTTGTGCTGCGAAAATTCGGTGATCCGGATGTGCTGGAGGTTGCCGACGTCGAACCTCCCCAGCCAAAAGCCGGGGAGGTGCTGATCGACGTCGTTGCCGCCGGGCTCAACCGGGCAGACGTTCAGCAGCGGCGGGGGTTCTACCCGCCGCCCCTCGGGGCCCCCGATTACCTCGGGCTCGAAGTGTCCGGACGGATCAACAATCCCGGAGACTCGGACTTCCAGGTGGGCGACGCCGTCGTCGCGCTTCTGACCGGCGGCGGTTACGCGGAGCAGGTCGCGGTAGCTGCCGGGCAGGTACTTCCAGCGCCCGACGGCGTTGATCTGGTTTCCGCGGCTGCGTTACCCGAGGTCGCGGCAACCGTATATTCGAACCTCGTGCTGACTGCCGGGCTGCAACCCGGGGAGTCTGTGCTTATTCACGGTGCATCCGGCGGGATCGGCACGATGGCGATTCAGCTTGCCCATGCTCTGGGCGCGCGGACGCTTGTCACCGCCGGATCGGACGGGAAGCTGGACTTCGCCCGCTCCCTCGGCGCAGACGTAGGCATCAATTACCGGGAACAGGACTTCGTGCACGAGGTTCGCGAAGCGACAGGCGGTAAGGGAGTGGACGTGATTCTCGACGTCGTCGGGGCCAAGTACCTGGAGCGAAACGTCGATGCGCTGGCAGTTGGCGGGCGATTGGTGATCATCGGGCTGCTGGGTGGCGCGAAGGCTGAACTGAACCTTGGCGCGCTTCTGTCGAAGCGCGCTTCGGTATCTGGCACCACTTTGCGGTCCCGGCCTGTGGAGGAGAAGTCGGCGATCATGGCTGCGGTAGGTGAGCACGTCTGGCCGCTGATTTCCGACGGGTCCATAACCGTGCCCGTTGACCGGACGTTCCCGCTGGAGGAAGTGGTCGCGGCGCACGAATACTTCGACTCCGGTGAGCACCGAGGAAAGGTGCTGCTCACCGTTTAG
- a CDS encoding ABC transporter ATP-binding protein, with the protein MSQVLQLAGVGRTFGEGATSVAALRDVDLTISKGEFVAVMGPSGSGKSSLLALAGGLDRPTAGEIYVESTPLSGLTLNELARLRRRAVGYVFQDFNLVPTLTASENVSLPRELDGVPTRKAQRQAKDALRQVGIEALADRFMDEMSGGQQQRVAIARAIVGDRHLILADEPTGALDSATGDEIMGVLRHRADEGSAVMLVTHEARHAAWADRVIFIRDGRIIDESEAAQDPASLLAQSGL; encoded by the coding sequence ATGAGTCAGGTGCTCCAGCTTGCAGGGGTTGGACGGACGTTTGGCGAAGGCGCGACGTCGGTAGCTGCCCTTCGCGATGTAGACCTCACCATCAGCAAAGGTGAGTTCGTGGCGGTCATGGGGCCGTCCGGGTCCGGCAAGTCGTCGCTGCTTGCGCTCGCTGGCGGACTGGACAGGCCGACGGCGGGTGAGATCTATGTCGAAAGCACGCCCCTTAGCGGGCTGACGCTGAATGAGTTGGCGAGGCTCCGGCGTCGGGCTGTTGGCTACGTGTTCCAGGATTTCAATCTGGTGCCCACCCTGACTGCGTCCGAGAATGTGTCGCTGCCCCGCGAGCTCGACGGCGTTCCCACCCGGAAGGCGCAGCGGCAGGCCAAAGACGCGCTGCGGCAGGTAGGAATCGAGGCGCTTGCTGATCGGTTCATGGACGAGATGTCGGGCGGCCAGCAGCAGCGCGTTGCGATTGCGCGGGCGATCGTGGGGGACAGGCACCTGATCCTGGCTGATGAGCCAACCGGTGCTCTGGATTCCGCGACCGGCGACGAGATCATGGGCGTTCTGCGGCATCGGGCTGATGAGGGATCCGCCGTCATGCTCGTCACGCATGAGGCCCGGCATGCGGCTTGGGCGGATCGGGTTATTTTCATCCGCGACGGGCGGATTATCGACGAGTCGGAAGCGGCTCAGGACCCGGCGTCGCTGCTCGCACAGAGCGGGCTCTAG